In one window of Gossypium arboreum isolate Shixiya-1 chromosome 4, ASM2569848v2, whole genome shotgun sequence DNA:
- the LOC108457616 gene encoding uncharacterized protein LOC108457616: MGDSLLTALLMENHHPSTLLSMDSSASSHDELDLEMNRQTVLSRPPDINLPLSAERSPPPQPWNSDQCDILDVGLSSQAFEIESYLAAPKAERKFAKRVDSIWGAWLFFSFYFKPALNDKSKGKIIRDSNGVSGFDKSDLKLDIFMVQHDMENMYMWVFKERPENALGKMQLRSYMNGHSRQGERPFPFSVDKGFVRSHRMQRKQYRGLSNPQCLHGIEVVPAPNLMAVSEEDRKRWMELTGRDLNFTVPPEASDFSSWRNLPNTDFELERPVPPPSIKSVSNSHSKKLLNGSGLNLCSQPSSHSNGDGMDLTLVSNKRRKELFRHRNNDDCYLPAIPPYDRNPDMEIHPSEPHWLKDFSGIMKNVHGPVTAAKTIYEDEAGYLIIITLPFVDLQRVKVSWRNTLTHGIIKISCVSTSGMPFIKRHDRTFKLTDPASEHCSPGEFVREIPLSTRIPEDANIEAYHDGPGSVLEIMVPKLRVVPEEHEVLVCLRPKLIGSDLMLT; this comes from the coding sequence ATGGGAGATTCTTTGCTCACAGCCTTGTTAATGGAAAATCATCACCCTTCCACCCTCTTATCTATGGATTCAAGTGCTTCTTCTCATgatgaattggatttggaaatgaATAGGCAAACTGTTCTTTCTCGGCCGCCTGATATCAATTTGCCTCTCTCCGCCGAGCGTAGCCCTCCCCCACAGCCATGGAATTCAGACCAGTGTGATATTTTGGATGTTGGGCTCAGTTCACAAGCATTTGAGATTGAGAGCTACCTTGCTGCACCCAAAGCGGAACGAAAGTTTGCCAAGCGGGTAGACAGCATATGGGGTGCTTGGTTATTCTTTAGCTTTTACTTTAAGCCTGCTTTGAATGACAAATCAAAGGGCAAGATTATTCGCGATAGCAACGGTGTTTCTGGTTTTGACAAATCAGATCTGAAGTTGGATATTTTTATGGTTCAACACGATATGGAGAATATGTACATGTGGGTTTTCAAGGAGAGACCCGAGAATGCTCTGGGTAAGATGCAACTCAGAAGCTACATGAATGGCCATTCTCGCCAAGGAGAGCGTCCATTTCCGTTTAGTGTGGATAAAGGATTTGTCCGTTCACACAGGATGCAACGGAAGCAATACAGAGGATTGTCAAACCCCCAATGTCTACATGGGATTGAGGTTGTTCCAGCACCAAATCTCATGGCTGTGAGTGAGGAAGACCGGAAAAGGTGGATGGAGCTTACTGGAAGGGATTTAAACTTTACAGTTCCACCTGAAGCGAGCGATTTTAGTTCATGGAGGAACCTTCCAAACACAGATTTTGAGCTAGAGAGGCCTGTTCCTCCTCCTTCAATAAAGAGTGTTTCAAATTCTCACTCAAAAAAACTTCTTAATGGATCTGGGCTGAATTTGTGTAGTCAACCATCTAGCCATAGCAATGGAGATGGGATGGACTTAACACTTGTTAGCAACAAAAGGAGGAAAGAACTTTTTCGGCATAGAAACAATGATGATTGCTATTTGCCTGCCATTCCTCCATATGACCGAAATCCGGATATGGAAATTCATCCCAGTGAGCCACACTGGTTAAAAGACTTCAGCGGGATAATGAAAAATGTGCATGGGCCCGTGACTGCTGCGAAAACTATCTACGAAGATGAAGCAGGTTACCTGATCATTATCACCTTGCCGTTTGTCGATCTTCAGAGGGTCAAAGTCTCTTGGAGGAATACTCTCACTCATGGTATCATAAAGATATCTTGTGTTAGCACATCTGGCATGCCTTTCATCAAGAGACATGATAGGACCTTCAAATTAACAGATCCTGCTTCTGAGCATTGCTCTCCTGGGGAGTTTGTTAGAGAGATCCCACtgtcaactcgaatacctgaaGACGCCAACATAGAAGCGTATCATGATGGACCAGGATCTGTCCTTGAGATTATGGTGCCCAAACTGCGAGTGGTACCTGAAGAACACGAAGTACTTGTCTGCCTCCGGCCTAAGCTTATTGGGAGTGATCTCATGTTGACATGA